Genomic segment of Salminus brasiliensis chromosome 16, fSalBra1.hap2, whole genome shotgun sequence:
CTCCTTCATCGGCACTTGTCTTAGAGGAGGCTGCATGCTGTCCAAACTTTCAACCACCACAACATCCACACTCACTGTTGCTGAGAGGGAAGGTTCTCCATGGTCACACACTGTTAGAACAAGGGGGTGAGTTTTTAAGTCATTGTCGCTCATTCGTCTTTTAGTCCTGATTTCTCCAGAGCTGCTTCCGATGCGGAACAGATTAGTCCCCTTAGGTTCAGTGATGTGATAAGACAGCAGGGCATTATAACCAGAATCAGCATCCACAGCtctgattttagccacaaagTAACCTGCTTCAGCAGAGTAGGGGATGTTCTCAGTGTTTACTGATCCAGCTTCAGAGTAAGGAGGTAAAACAACAGGACTGTTGTCATTCTCATCCAGAATAAAGACATTCACAGTCATGTTGCTGCTTAGAGAAGGAGCTCCAGAGTCTGTGGCCTGAACTTGGAACTGAAATCTCTTCACGGTTTCATAGTTAAACGACTGCATTGCTATTATTTCACCATTTAAAGGATTAATGTGAAACACTGATGATACTGAAATCTCAGCATTGATGTTGTCTAATAGGGAATATGAAAGCTCAGAATTTACTCCAAGATCTGGATCGTTGGCCATCACCTTTGTCACATGACCTCCAATCTGACCATTCTCTTTTATATAAGCATCAACAATAGGTGTGGAAAACTGTGGTGGATTATCATTTACATCAGAGATTTGGACTTTAAGCACACTGCTGCTGGAAAGTGGTGGAGCACCTTCATCAGTAGCTGAAATGGTGATGCTATATTCAGTAATACTTTCTCTGTCTAAAGGCCCATCTACTACAAGGGAATAATGGTTGTTATATGAAGACTCCAGTTTGAAAGGAAATGAGCCTTTGATAGAACAATGGACAATACCATTTTTACCACCATCCTTATCAGAAACTGTAATTAAAGCCACAGCAGTAGCAGGTTTGATGTCTTCTTTCACACTATCCATCAGTGGAGTAATTACAATCTTTGGTGTATTGTCATTCTCGTCTAGAACCTCCACTAAAACTTTGCACTGAGTACTTTTGGGTGGGATGCCTTTGTCTCTTGCTTGAACTCTCAGCTCAATGGCAGGAGTTTCTTCATGATCTATCTGGCCTTGGACTATAATATCTCCAGTTTGAGGAATGACAGTAAATAAACCATCTGTTTTGGCATTTCCACGTCCAAAAAATGAGTAAACAATTTCACTGTTGATTCCCTCATCTAAATCAGTAGCAGTAAGAGATGTTATTTTAGTCCCAACTGCTGTATTTTCTTTGATTTTAACTTTATAGAGCGACTTATTGAAAACAGGCTTATTGTCATTGACATCAATTACATTTACTGTAATATGTAACGTCCCAGTCTTCTGAGGTTTTCCTCC
This window contains:
- the LOC140537193 gene encoding protocadherin alpha-2-like, whose protein sequence is MEISGYFDAWRILLCVCLWQSSLGQIVYSVSEEVDKGTVVGNIAKDLKISVHELESRMFQIVSSSNKKYFDVNVKTGALFVNERIDREEFCEHNQRCFVNVEALATNPHRLYRIEINVVDVNDNAPRFRDSSLSMNITEDASPGDRFHLPVAEDADVGSNSLKDYRLSSNEYFSIDVQTGEPTVSVELILQKALDREKQSIINLVLTAFDGGKPQKTGTLHITVNVIDVNDNKPVFNKSLYKVKIKENTAVGTKITSLTATDLDEGINSEIVYSFFGRGNAKTDGLFTVIPQTGDIIVQGQIDHEETPAIELRVQARDKGIPPKSTQCKVLVEVLDENDNTPKIVITPLMDSVKEDIKPATAVALITVSDKDGGKNGIVHCSIKGSFPFKLESSYNNHYSLVVDGPLDRESITEYSITISATDEGAPPLSSSSVLKVQISDVNDNPPQFSTPIVDAYIKENGQIGGHVTKVMANDPDLGVNSELSYSLLDNINAEISVSSVFHINPLNGEIIAMQSFNYETVKRFQFQVQATDSGAPSLSSNMTVNVFILDENDNSPVVLPPYSEAGSVNTENIPYSAEAGYFVAKIRAVDADSGYNALLSYHITEPKGTNLFRIGSSSGEIRTKRRMSDNDLKTHPLVLTVCDHGEPSLSATVSVDVVVVESLDSMQPPLRQVPMKEEGFSDLNLYLLIAIVSVSVIFLLSLIALIAAKCYSSDGAFSRCSAPVVTTHPDGSWSYSKSTQQYDVCFSSDTLKSDVVVFPSPFPPVDAELISINGGDTFTRTQTLPSTEKTERGEMQRKLY